In Ornithorhynchus anatinus isolate Pmale09 chromosome 17, mOrnAna1.pri.v4, whole genome shotgun sequence, the following proteins share a genomic window:
- the LOC103168452 gene encoding keratin-associated protein 13-1-like, whose translation MSYSSCSRNFSSRSLGCSPCFPTSFGGSCAPSNLVYRTDSCGPCSGGAYAFDPCQETCCEPSSFQSSCSIPCQTPCFRPRLSCFQSPCQGPLVGSLGCGSLGFGFGGYRSPSFCRPSCFSTRVSRTTCFQPICRTGCY comes from the coding sequence ATGTCTTACAGCAGCTGTTCCAGGAACTTCTCCTCCCGTTCCCTCGGGTGCTCCCCGTGCTTCCCGACCTCCTTCGGGGGCTCCTGCGCCCCGAGCAACCTCGTCTACCGCACCGACTCCTGCGGCCCTTGCTCTGGGGGAGCCTATGCCTTCGATCCCTGCCAGGAGACCTGCTGCGAGCCCTCCAGCTTTCAGTCCAGCTGCTCCATCCCCTGCCAGACCCCATGCTTCCGCCCCAGGCTCTCCTGCTTCCAGAGCCCCTGCCAGGGCCCGTTGGTCGGCTCCCTGGGCTGCGGGTCCCTGGGCTTCGGGTTCGGCGGTTACCGCTCCCCGAGCTTCTGCCGCccaagctgcttttctactaGGGTCTCCCGGACCACTTGCTTCCAGCCGATTTGCAGGACCGGTTGCTACTGA
- the LOC120638908 gene encoding keratin-associated protein 19-5-like: MKTPPWSSEYKRPRRTAAFKLTSLPLLHTTEPPFSETMSGYYGNYFGGCGYGGLGWGYGGLGCGSYRRLGWGYGFPYGYGCGFGRGYGFGCYRPFCSGSYWSSGFY, from the coding sequence ATGAAAACTCCGCCCTGGTCAAGTGAGTATAAAAGGCCCCGGCGGACGGCGGCGTTCaaactcacttcccttcctctcctccacacaACCGAACCCCCCTTCTCTGAAACCATGAGCGGCTACTACGGCAACTACTTCGGCGGCTGCGGCTATGGCGGCCTGGGCTGGGGCTATGGCGGCCTGGGCTGCGGCAGCTACAGGCGCCTGGGCTGGGGCTACGGCTTCCCCTACGGCTACGGCTGCGGCTTCGGCCGTGGATACGGATTCGGCTGCTACCGCCCCTTCTGCTCCGGGAGCTACTGGTCCTCCGGTTTCTACTGA
- the LOC114817901 gene encoding keratin-associated protein 20-2-like gives MSGYYGNYFGGCGLGGLGWGYGGLGCGYGCGGYRGLGWGYGFPYGYGCGFGRGYGFGCYRPSCFGSYWSSGFY, from the coding sequence ATGAGCGGCTACTACGGCAACTACTTCGGCGGCTGCGGCCTCGGCGGCCTGGGCTGGGGCTACGGCGGTCTGGGCTGCGGCTACGGCTGCGGCGGCTaccggggcctgggctggggctaCGGCTTCCCCTATGGCTACGGCTGCGGCTTCGGCCGTGGATACGGATTCGGCTGCTACCGCCCCTCCTGCTTCGGGAGCTACTGGTCATCTGGCTTCTACTGA
- the LOC100086552 gene encoding keratin-associated protein 20-2-like, producing MSGYYGNYFGGCGYGGLGWGYGGLGCGYGCGGYRGLGWGYGFPYGYGCGFGRGYGFGCYRPSCFGSYWSSGFY from the coding sequence ATGAGCGGCTACTACGGCAACTACTTCGGCGGCTGCGGCTACGGCGGCCTGGGCTGGGGCTACGGCGGCCTGGGCTGCGGCTACGGCTGCGGCGGCTaccggggcctgggctggggctaCGGCTTCCCCTATGGCTACGGCTGCGGCTTCGGCCGTGGATACGGTTTCGGCTGCTACCGCCCCTCCTGCTTCGGGAGCTACTGGTCCTCTGGCTTCTACTGA
- the LOC114817902 gene encoding keratin-associated protein 20-1-like, with protein sequence MAFKLTSLPHLHTTEPSISDAMSGYYGNYFGGCGYGGLGWGYGGLGCGYGCGGYRGLGWGYGYPYGYGFGHGYGFGCYRPSCSGSYWSSGFY encoded by the coding sequence ATGGCGTTCAAACTCACTTCGCTTCCTCACCTCCACACGACCGAACCCTCCATCTCCGACGCCATGAGCGGCTACTACGGCAACTACTTTGGCGGCTGCGGCTACGGCGGCCTGGGCTGGGGCTACGGCGGCCTGGGCTGCGGCTACGGCTGCGGCGGCTaccggggcctgggctggggctaCGGTTACCCATACGGCTACGGCTTCGGCCATGGATACGGATTCGGCTGCTACCGCCCGTCCTGCTCCGGGAGCTACTGGTCCTCCGGCTTCTACTGA